One window of Cellulomonas shaoxiangyii genomic DNA carries:
- a CDS encoding DUF6457 domain-containing protein → MPPDTDLHRDARRDPLHEWLAHAAAVLEVDPALVADLSDPVLDMVRDVAHGVVRPAGPMTAFLVGVVAGRAGAAGADLPGVEARVREALADVEDELRRRDGAH, encoded by the coding sequence ATGCCGCCGGACACCGACCTCCACCGCGACGCACGCCGCGACCCCCTGCACGAGTGGCTCGCCCACGCGGCGGCCGTGCTCGAGGTCGACCCCGCGCTCGTGGCCGACCTCTCCGACCCCGTGCTCGACATGGTGCGGGACGTCGCGCACGGTGTGGTCCGGCCCGCGGGACCCATGACCGCGTTCCTCGTGGGCGTCGTCGCCGGACGCGCCGGCGCCGCGGGCGCGGACCTGCCCGGCGTCGAGGCCCGGGTGCGTGAGGCGCTCGCCGACGTCGAGGACGAGCTGCGGCGGCGCGACGGCGCGCACTGA